Part of the bacterium genome is shown below.
CGGGATCAGGTGCAGCTTGAAGGTCTCCCCGCCCACGACAACGGTGTGGCCGGCATTGCTGCCGCCCTGGTAGCGGACCACCACGTCGGCCTGCTCGGCCAACAGATCGGTGATCTTCCCCTTCCCTTCATCTCCCCATTGTGCGCCTACGACCACGGTGCACGGCATTGGCGTACCTCCTACACTGCGCTCAGGCGAGCGCGCACGACAAAAAGGGCTCAAGGGGTGCCCTTGAGCCCTTCGGTCTCACGTGTGCACGGGCCTTGCGGTTCCCGTAGAGTTCTTATAGCACAGGGGCTGGCCGAAGTCAAGGAACGATGCGGGCGCGCCCGCAGCGGCCCCGACTACTACCCTCCGCCCGGGGCCGGGGCCGTCGGGGCCGCCGGGCCGGGCGCTACCGGCGCCGGGGTCGGCCCGGGCGCAGGCGTCGCGCCCGGCTGGGTGCGCAGCTCCGGGTAGATCGGCTGGTTCAGCTTCACGCTGTCCCGGTAGCGCTTCAGGTCCTGCAGCAGGTTCTCCATCCGCACGATAAGCTGATCGAGCGTGCTTTCACCGGCGATGGCCTCGTAGCACTCCACCTCGCCGAGCTGTACCCAGCGGTCCGAGCCCCAGTTCGTCGTGATGACCAGCCGCAGGTAGCGGGCCTCGACCGGGATGAAGTCGAAGGTCTGCTTGAGGGGCTTGTTCACCAGTTGCCCGCGCTTCACCAGGGCCCACGGGCCGTCCGCAGTCGTCGCGGATACGTACACCTCGAAGTCCCGCGCCCCACGGCCGATGAGTGTGGACTCCGTCGTGGTCGGGTCAATGACCACGCGGCTGATCAGACGGGTCTGCACCGGGTCGCCCGGCAGCGCGAACACGATCCACTGCGGATTCGTGGGGCTGGGCGGCATGTTGGAGGACCAGCCGTGCGAGTTGGCCGGCCGGTAGGTGCCGGTGACATACTGGCCGTCAATCAGGTTGGTGACCTGCCACTGGGGCACCGGCTGCTTGAACTCGTCCACCATCTGGCTGGAGAAAGACACGATCTTGCCGCCGTTGGCGGCCAGCAGCAGGTCGGTGCTGCCGGCCGTGAAGCCGATATCATTCTGCGCCCAGGCAGCGGCGCACGACACCAGCAGCAGGGCAATCACGAACTGAGTGCGAGGCATGGCAGTGAACTCTCCTTGGGCTCGGTGTGCGCCCGGGCTGGCCCGAGATGCTTACGGTTGGGCGGCCAGGGGGTACTGCTCGGCGAACACGACCTTGTCGTTGTGGTACACCTCGATGGTCGCATTGCCGGTTAGGATGACATCCCACTCGCGCGAGGCGCCCGGATCGAGGCTACCGCCGCCAACCTCTACGCCCCGCCCGGTGTCGTCGCTCTTGACGATCTGGATCTTCTGCCCCCGCTGCTTGCCTGTCGCGGAGACCTTGACGGTGAACTTGCGCTCCTTGTCGGTGGCTGCGCGATAGCTGTCGTCCTGCCGGATCTCCACCACGGGGTCCTCGGCCAACTCGCCGCCGTTCTCGGGCTCGGTCGTCGTCTCGGGGGTCTTCTCCGGGCCGCGGCTGACGCTGACTTCCACCGCCGTGCCCGACTCCACCTTGGTGCCGGCCGGGATCGCCTGGCTGGTAATCTGCCCCTGAGGGATCTCGTCGTGGTAGACCTCAGTGATCTCCCCGACCTGCAGCCCGCCCTCCTGGAGACGCTCGGTCGCCTCGGCCACGGTTCGCCGGCGCACGTCCGGCACCGTGACGGTTCGTTTGCCACGTCGGATCACTAGGTTAACCTGGGTCTCGGCCTCAACGGACTCGCCGATGTCGGGCACCTGTCGCATGACGGTACCCTCCAGCGAGGCGTCGTCCTCCTCGTAGGTTACCTTCCCCACCTTCAGGCCGGCGCCCTCGATGACGGTGGTGGCGTCCGCCAGCGTCATTCCTTTGACAGACGGAACCTGCACTTTCCTCGGCGTCTGTCCCGGATAGAACGCGGCCTTGACCAGCAGGATCACACCGATCAGCGCAATGACCCCCACGACGACGGCCAGGGCCGTGGCCGCGGCCACGCTGCCCGGACTACGTTCCGGGGCCCGGCTGGGGCCATTCATGCGGGTCGCCGAGCGCACCGGCGCGGGCGCGGGAGTGACGGACTCAGCCGCCACGGGCGGGCCGACCGGTATCTGGGTCGGGCTCAGGCGCATGGTTGCCTCGTCGCCGCCGGGGGTCAGCACCCCGGTGCGGTCCAACTCCACCCCGTCGGCGATCTTCTCCAGGTCCACGAGCATCTCGTCGGCGCCGCGGTAGCGCCGGGTCAGCTCGCGAGCCGTGGCCTTGTTGATGACATACTCGGCCGAGGGCGTGACATTGGGGTTGAGCGCGCGCAGGGCCGGGGGACGCTCCCGCACGTGCCGGGCCGCGATCTCGGCGGGGCTGGCGCCTCCGAACGGCGGGCGGCCGGTGATGCACTCGAACATCACCACCCCCAGCGAGTAGATGTCCGACTGCGCCGTGGCCGGCGCGCCCTGGGCTTGCTCGGGTGAGATGTAGTACGCCGTGCCCAGCACCAGACCCGAGTCGGTCAGGCCGCCCTCGCCCACGGCCGCCGCGATGCCGAAGTCCGACAGCTTCACCCGGCCGTCGTCGGTAAACAGGATGTTGTGGGGCTTGACGTCGCGGTGTACCAGGCCCTGCTTGTGGGCATACGCCAGCGCGCGGGCGCACTGGATGCTGACCTCCAGGACCTTGCGCTGCGGCAGCGGCGCATACTCCTTGATGATGCGCTTGAGGTCCGGCTCGGGCAGGTACTCCATCACGATGTAGTACGTCTCCCCGTCCACGCCGGTGTCGTAGATGGAGACGATGTTGGGATGGTTGAGCTTGGCCGCCGCATGGGCCTCGCGGCGGAAGCGGGCCAGCACTTCGGGGTGCTCGGCCATCTCGGGGCGCAGGATCTTCACGGCCACCGGGCGCTCCAGCACCGTGTCCAGGGCCTTGTAGACCGTGGCCACGCCGCCCTCACCGATTAGCTCGTCGAGGCGATAGCGTCCGGCGATCAGAGAACCGACCATGCTTGATTCACCACCTTCGCCGTCCGTGTCGGGTGCGGCTCAGTGTCAGTGTGTGCGATGGAGACTGCGATCATGGCAGCGACACACGGCCTGTCGCCGGGGCTGGTGTCAGCGGGCACGCTCGAGCAGCAGCTCCAGCACGCGCCGCGCGATCGGCGCCGCGGAGCCCGAGCCGCTGCCACCACCCTCCACGATGACGGTAACGACCACCCGGGGGTTCTCCGCCGGGGCGAAACACGTGAACCAGGCGTGGGGCGGGCCCTGGGGGTTCTCGGCCGATCCCGTCTTGCCCGCCACGGTCGTCATGTCGAGCGCCGCCGACCGCCCGGTGCCCTTCTCCACCACGTCCACCATCATCTGCGTGACCTGCGCGGCGGTGGCGGCAGTGACGCCCTGGCCCAGGTCCTTGGCCTTCCCCCGCTCCAGTATCCGGCCCTGCGGCGTGCGGACCTCGGCGAGCAGGTAGGGCTGCAGCACATGGCCCTTGTTCGCGATGGTGGCCGTCAGGCGCGCGATCTGCAGCGGCGACAGCAGCGTCGCGCCCTGGCCGAAGGAGGCCTCGCTCAGCGCCACCTCGCCCTTGAAGCCCCGGAAATCATACAGACGCCCGCGGGAGCTGGGCAGCGCCAGGTCCGCCTCGTCCAGCAGGTGCATCTGCTTGGCGTACTGGATGAACCCGTCAATCCCGATCCGCTGTCCCAGCTTGGCGAAGGCGATGTTGCACGAGTCCCACATCGCCTTGTCCAGATCGAGCTTGCCGTGCCCGCCGCCAATGCGGCAGACGACCTTGGCCCGGGCGATACGCTCGGTGCCGCCGCAGGTGAACGTCGTCTCCGGTGTCGCCACGCCCAGGTCCAGGGCCGCGGCGGCGGTGAAGATCTTGAAGACCGAGCCTGGCGCATACAGCCCCTGGATGGCCCGGTCCAGGTGTGGCGAACCCGGGTCGAACCGGAAGAGGTTGAACTCCTCGATGTTGGACATGACCCGTACCGGGTCGAACGAAGGCGTGCTCGCCAGCGTCAGGACTGCGCCAGTGCGCGGGTCCAGCGCCACAACGGCCCCGCGCCGCCCGCCCAGCTCCTGCATCGCCAACTCCTGTGCCGCGGCGTTGACGGTCAGGATGATGTCATTGCCCGCCGGCTCGCCGCGCAGCAGGTCCTCCCAGGGGCTGGAGTACGTGCCCAGGCCGAACAACGGATCGCGCAGGCCCTTCTGCAGCCCTGTCTGGGCGTTGTAGCCAGTGAGGTGGGCGAAGTCCTGGCCCTCCGGGTAGGTAGACTTCCACCGTGCACCCTCACGCTCACGCCCCAGGATCGGCACACCGTCGGACGTGTACAGCCGGCCGGGCTCGACCCGTTGGGTCGCCTGCACCTGGCGCGGATTGTTCGGGTTGGCGTTCAGGCGGTCGGCCACGATGACCTGCCACCAGCTCAGCAGCAGGATGATCGCCGCGAACCCCACGAGGGTCAGGCGCATCAGGCCCCGGATCGGAGAGCGGAAGTCAGCCACGGTCGGCCTCCTCCCGCGAGATCGCCAGCAATAGCCCCAGCGCGATGAAGTTGATCGCCACGGACGTGCCGCCGTAGCTGACAAAGGGCATGGTGATGCCCGTCAGCGGGATCAGGCGCAGCGTGCCGCCGGCGATGATCAGCGTTTGCAGGGCGAACACGACCGCCAGACACGTCGCCAGCAACATCCCGAACTGGTGGCGCGACCGCAGGCCGATGGTGAAGCTGCGGATCGCCACCAGCACATACACCAGCAGCAGCGCCAGGGCCCCCAGCAGCCCCATCTCCTCGCCAACGACCGGGAAGATCATGTCGGTGGCGGCCTCGGGGATCAGTTCGGGATAGCCCCGGCCCAGCCCCTGGCCGCTCAGCCCGCCGGAGCCCAGCGCAAACAGCCCGTGCAGGATCTGGTAGCCCCGCCCGTCCGGGTCGGCCCACGGGTTGGTCCAGGCCTCGAAGCGGATATGGATGGTCGAGTTGGCCGGTGAGGCGTAGTACGCGGCAGCCATGCCGCCCAGGAACAGCAGGCCGGCCAGCAGCGGATAGGTCTTGCGGCCGGTGGCGACATAGCTGATGGCCACGAAAAGGCCAAAGAACAGGACTGCCGCGCCGAAGTCATGCTGCACAACGAACGTGGCCAGGAAGAACACGACCACGAGCAGCAGGGGGCCCATGTACTTAAGGGCCGGCAGCGTGAACCGCCCTGCCTGCCGCACCTGGGTCTGGATCATCTCGCCCTTGGCCGCCACGTAGCCCGCCAGGAAGATGCACATCAGGATTTTGGCGACTTCCGTGGGCTGGAAGACGAAGATGCCGGGCACCCCCAGCCACAGCCGGGCCCCGTTCTTCTCAATCCCGAAGACCATGGTGACGATCAGCAGCGCCAGCGCCCCAATGCCCGCCAGGTACTTGTGCCGCGCCAGATCGCGCTCGTCATCTACCGCGAAGTATGTTCCCAGCATCAGCGCCAGCCCCAGCATCATCCACAGCACCTGCTTGGAGCCGAGGATCGGGTCTATGCGCCACAGGGCGATGATGCCCAGCCCGCACAGCGCGGACACCAGGGGCAAGAGCAGATGGTCGCGCCGGTCGCTCCCCACCCGCAGCAGCAGGCTCGCGAGGATGAAACCGCCGCTGACGGCCGCCATCCGCAGGGCTCGCAGCGGCGATTGGTGCAGGGCGGCGCACACGAGCGCCAGCCCCAGCGTCGAGATGATGGCGCTGAGGATGAGCAGAGTCAGTTCCAGACGGCGAGTGGCGGAAATCGTGGGCTCCCCTTAGCGGGCGCTGCGATACTCGAAACTGACGGTCCCGATGGCGATCTGGTCGCCGTTCCTGAGCACGATGTCCTCGGTGACGGGGCGGCCGTTGTGGAAGGTGCCGTTGGTGCTGTTGCGGTCGCGGAGGATCCGCTGGCCCTGCTGCAAGAAGATCATGGCGTGGTGCTGCGAGCAGAAGCGGTCGCTCACCACCAGCCCATTGTCCGGCGCGCGCCCGATGGTGACAGCCGCGGTCAGGCTCAGCACCTGCTCGGCCTGCAGGCCCGACTGGCCCGGGTCGCGGACCACGAGGCTGGCCAGAGCCGGCGCGACGGCCGGGGCCCGCGCCGGGGTGCTGATGGGCGCCGCTGGAGCTGGTGTCGCGGCCACAGGCGCCGCAGGGGGCGCCGCGACGGGAGTCATCACCGGGGCGCTGGAGGCGACAGGGGCAGGCACTGCGCCGGCCCGCGCTGCCACCGTCGCCGGGGCTCTTGTCCCGGCCGCGACCGGCGCGGCTCGCTCCGCCCGCATCTCCACCACCAGGGACCGGAAGGCCCAGTAGACGAAGTAGTACACCAGCCCCAGGAAGAGGTACCTGCCCAGCAGCATGATGATCCCGAAGTAGGCGTCCAAGGCGGGGTCTCCCAGGATGCGTAGCGATCAGCGGTCGTGGAACCGCAGTTGGACGAAGCCGACTTCCACCAGGTCGCCTTCACGCAGGGGGGCGGCCTGCACCTGTTCGGCATTCACAAAGGTGCCGTTGGCGCTCCCCAGGTCGCGCAGCATGTACTGCACGCGCTCCCAGACGATCTCGCAGTGTCGGCGTGACACGGCCCCCTCGCCGATGACGATATCGCAGTCATTGGCGCGGCCGATGACATTGCTCTCTCCCAGCGGGACCTGCCGCCCGACGTGGGGCACGCCTGCCTCAGCCGCCACATAGGCCGGCGGGCGCTCGCCAAACCCCGCCCGCACGCGCATCTCCCCCGCCGGAACGTCCTCCGCCACACCGACCGTGAGAGCCAGGTACGGCCCCAGCGTGACGCGGGCCTCGGCGGCATACTCCTGCAGGTCGCCAGCCAGCTCGGCCTCGAGCGCCGGCCCGACCGCCTCGATCTCCCGCACGTCTGCCAGGTTCAACTCCACCACGTAGCAGTTGGCGGCGAGAGCCCCGTCGGCAGTGCTGACGATCGAGCTTTCGAGCGCCTCGCGCAGGGGGGCCTTCAGTTCGGCAGGCTGGAGCTTCTGCGGGAACAGGCGACTGAAGGGCCTCTCGATGGCGGCTTGCAGGGCCTGTTCGACTTTGCGCAGCACGGGCAGGTTCTCCTCGGGCCGACCGGAACGAAAGCGACGCACACAGGGGGCTGCGGGCTGCAGGAAGTATAGCAGAATGCCCGCAGGGGGGCAACGGGCGGCCAGAAGGGCGGTGCGCGTAGGTGGGTTCGTCCTCGAACCCACACGTGCGGGTTCGAGGACGAACCCGTCCACCAACACGCCCCGCCCCAAGCCGTGGCTTGAGGCGTATCCCCGCGTCGCCTATAATGGGACCCGGCGGTCCCGCCCGCATCCGCGTCAGAAGAGGCCTTCACCCATGCGCCGACCTCGTTGCGTCCTGCCGGCCCTCCTCGCCCTGTGCTTCGCCAGCGCCTGCTCGCTGTCGCTGGGAGAGGAGCTGACCCGCCACGGGTCCTGGGCCGCCGCCCAGGCAGCCTCGCGCGCCTCCGGCAAGTTCATCTTCGTCTACATCTACGAGCACAACCAAGAAGGCTGTCTCGCGATGGAGAACACCTTCAGCGACGCAGTCGTCGTGCGCGCGCTGCAGGGCTACGAGATGCTGGCGCTCAACGGCGACACCCGCCAGAACCGGGACTTCTGTGAGCACTACCGCGTCGGCACGCGCTACGATGAGGGCAGGGCGGGGACCGAAGACGGGCGGATGGCTTTCGCCGCCATCCCCGCGTTCCTGTTCCTGGACTACAACGGCCGTGAGTACTACCGCACGTACGGCTCCTACGCGCCGGACACGTTCCTGCTGCTACTGGGGCAGGTCGCCCGTGTGATCGAGATGCAGTGCGCGCTGGCGCAGCGCCCCCAGGACGCCCGCGTACACGCGGACCTGGGGCGGCTGTACCTGGAGATGGGCCGCGCGCCTCTGGGGAAGCCCCTCCTGGAAGCGGCGATCAGGCTGGACCCCGATAACAACACCGGGGCGCGCGCCGACGCCGAACTCGACCTGACCATCCTGTCCATCCCCGCCGACCCGGTGATGGCCCTCCGCAACCTCGTCGCCTACCAGTTCAACCACCCGGAGACCAAGCGTCTCTTCGAGATCCACTTCTACATGGCGGTCGCGCAGTTGGCGGCAGGGCGCGAGGACCAGGCCGAGAAGATCCTGCTGGACTTCGCCGCCATCCCGCCGTTCCTGAACGACGACCACGGCCTGCAGGGCGTTCAGTACGGCTACCTGGCGGAGAAGGACGGGCGCCAGGTGTGCTTCTGCGATGTGGACAGCATTGACCAGGCGCGCCAGAAGGTCCGCGACGCCAAGGAAGACCCGGACAAGTGCCGTTTCACCCGCAAGGCCATCAACCCCGACTACCGGAACCCCTGGACGGAGAAGGCCGACCTGCTGCTCCAGCAACTCCGCGCGGAGCAGCAGAAGCGGAAGCCTGCCCCTAAGTAGCCGCCAGCGTCTGCAGCAGGAACGTCGCCACCACCTGCGTACAGGCTACCAGGTTCTCCACTGTCACGTACTCATGTGACGAGTGGGCCGTCCCCCCTACCCCGGGCCCATACAGCACCGTCGGCATGCCGAAGAGCGCCGCCGGATGGGCCGCATCGCTCCAGGCCGTCATGACGTCATAGGTCGGCTCCTGCCCCGTCGCCTCGCGGAAAGCGCGGTCAAAGCCCTGGACCCACGGGTCGTCGGGGGCCTGGCTGTAGGGGATCAGGTCCTTGACCCACTCCAGGCGCGAGGGGTGCGCGGCCAGCCACTCATCGGCGGCTTCGGCCGCGCGAATGATCTGCTCGAACTC
Proteins encoded:
- a CDS encoding FtsW/RodA/SpoVE family cell cycle protein is translated as MAAVSGGFILASLLLRVGSDRRDHLLLPLVSALCGLGIIALWRIDPILGSKQVLWMMLGLALMLGTYFAVDDERDLARHKYLAGIGALALLIVTMVFGIEKNGARLWLGVPGIFVFQPTEVAKILMCIFLAGYVAAKGEMIQTQVRQAGRFTLPALKYMGPLLLVVVFFLATFVVQHDFGAAVLFFGLFVAISYVATGRKTYPLLAGLLFLGGMAAAYYASPANSTIHIRFEAWTNPWADPDGRGYQILHGLFALGSGGLSGQGLGRGYPELIPEAATDMIFPVVGEEMGLLGALALLLVYVLVAIRSFTIGLRSRHQFGMLLATCLAVVFALQTLIIAGGTLRLIPLTGITMPFVSYGGTSVAINFIALGLLLAISREEADRG
- a CDS encoding FHA domain-containing protein yields the protein MDAYFGIIMLLGRYLFLGLVYYFVYWAFRSLVVEMRAERAAPVAAGTRAPATVAARAGAVPAPVASSAPVMTPVAAPPAAPVAATPAPAAPISTPARAPAVAPALASLVVRDPGQSGLQAEQVLSLTAAVTIGRAPDNGLVVSDRFCSQHHAMIFLQQGQRILRDRNSTNGTFHNGRPVTEDIVLRNGDQIAIGTVSFEYRSAR
- a CDS encoding FHA domain-containing protein; this translates as MLRKVEQALQAAIERPFSRLFPQKLQPAELKAPLREALESSIVSTADGALAANCYVVELNLADVREIEAVGPALEAELAGDLQEYAAEARVTLGPYLALTVGVAEDVPAGEMRVRAGFGERPPAYVAAEAGVPHVGRQVPLGESNVIGRANDCDIVIGEGAVSRRHCEIVWERVQYMLRDLGSANGTFVNAEQVQAAPLREGDLVEVGFVQLRFHDR
- a CDS encoding discoidin domain-containing protein gives rise to the protein MPRTQFVIALLLVSCAAAWAQNDIGFTAGSTDLLLAANGGKIVSFSSQMVDEFKQPVPQWQVTNLIDGQYVTGTYRPANSHGWSSNMPPSPTNPQWIVFALPGDPVQTRLISRVVIDPTTTESTLIGRGARDFEVYVSATTADGPWALVKRGQLVNKPLKQTFDFIPVEARYLRLVITTNWGSDRWVQLGEVECYEAIAGESTLDQLIVRMENLLQDLKRYRDSVKLNQPIYPELRTQPGATPAPGPTPAPVAPGPAAPTAPAPGGG
- the pknB gene encoding Stk1 family PASTA domain-containing Ser/Thr kinase; this encodes MVGSLIAGRYRLDELIGEGGVATVYKALDTVLERPVAVKILRPEMAEHPEVLARFRREAHAAAKLNHPNIVSIYDTGVDGETYYIVMEYLPEPDLKRIIKEYAPLPQRKVLEVSIQCARALAYAHKQGLVHRDVKPHNILFTDDGRVKLSDFGIAAAVGEGGLTDSGLVLGTAYYISPEQAQGAPATAQSDIYSLGVVMFECITGRPPFGGASPAEIAARHVRERPPALRALNPNVTPSAEYVINKATARELTRRYRGADEMLVDLEKIADGVELDRTGVLTPGGDEATMRLSPTQIPVGPPVAAESVTPAPAPVRSATRMNGPSRAPERSPGSVAAATALAVVVGVIALIGVILLVKAAFYPGQTPRKVQVPSVKGMTLADATTVIEGAGLKVGKVTYEEDDASLEGTVMRQVPDIGESVEAETQVNLVIRRGKRTVTVPDVRRRTVAEATERLQEGGLQVGEITEVYHDEIPQGQITSQAIPAGTKVESGTAVEVSVSRGPEKTPETTTEPENGGELAEDPVVEIRQDDSYRAATDKERKFTVKVSATGKQRGQKIQIVKSDDTGRGVEVGGGSLDPGASREWDVILTGNATIEVYHNDKVVFAEQYPLAAQP